A genomic segment from Acyrthosiphon pisum isolate AL4f chromosome A3, pea_aphid_22Mar2018_4r6ur, whole genome shotgun sequence encodes:
- the LOC100164228 gene encoding uncharacterized protein LOC100164228 produces the protein MSSVINVRLNEKMTLRFVELYRDQRVLWDKEHEAYNKRTERLRAYRRIAEAMSVEGLGVPEVASKIKNIRSTYLQELKKIKDSAQRHLVQSEEEDASSPYVPKLLWFSILDSMIGGAAVKRLYSSPSTADMLSIDYADESSCPASSNNYTTPFDYGSSYANDLADPAKRPSSSSSVVDEPPLAKRLMYERQQSSAELFSRYIATSLEALPPRLSVQAQKEVHDVLVKYKILELDQLEQQR, from the exons atgtcgtCCGTCATCAACGTGCGGCTCAACGAAAAGATGACGTTGCGGTTCGTCGAACTGTACCGCGACCAGCGGGTGCTGTGGGACAAGGAGCACGAGGCGTACAACAAGCGGACGGAGAGGTTGCGGGCGTACCGGCGAATCGCCGAGGCCATGTCCGTCGAGGGGCTGGGTGTGCCCGAGGTGGCCAGCAAGATCAAGAACATCCGGTCCACGTACCTGCAGGAGCTGAAGAAGATCAAGGACTCGGCGCAGCGGCACCTCGTCCAGTCCGAGGAGGAGGACGCCTCGTCGCCGTACGTGCCCAAGCTGCTCTGGTTCTCCATACTGGACTCGATGATCGGCGGCGCGGCCGTCAAACGCCTTTACTCGTCCCCGTCCACTGCCGACATGCTG TCCATAGATTACGCCGACGAGAGCAGCTGCCCCGCGAGTTCCAATAACTATACCACACCGTTCGACTACGGCTCATCGTACGCCAACGACTTGGCCGACCCTGCCAAGagaccgtcgtcgtcgtcgtcggtggtGGACGAACCGCCGCTCGCCAAGAGGCTGATGTACGAGCGACAGCAGTCGTCCGCCGAGCTGTTCTCCAGGTACATTGCCACCTCGCTGGAAGCACTGCCACCGCGGCTGTCGGTGCAGGCGCAAAAGGAAGTTCACGACGTTCTGGTCAAGTACAAAATTTTGGAACTCGACCAACTAGAGCAACAGCGATGA